DNA from Cherax quadricarinatus isolate ZL_2023a chromosome 7, ASM3850222v1, whole genome shotgun sequence:
tggtgaccctggaaatttgaaattatgctagccgaaattagtgccaaataactgatggaaccgggtaactgattgccggatttgtgatggtggacctgCACCAGAACCACTTTGATCACCCTCTGCTTCAGATATAGGGGTTACAATATCGCCAACTATACACCGTTTCATCTTATTTGTGCTGGTCGACGTgtcctaatttaaaaaaaaaaaaaaaaaaaaaaaaaaaaaaaaaaaaaaaaaaaaaaaaaaaaaaaaaaaaaaaacttttctctctcttcctagAAAGCAGGTGTTCTAAATTATACTGTACTTGTCAGAGAATTTTAGCTTACTTCAGTGCACTTGCAAGTTGCAAAATATACTTGGCTGATCTTTTCTCATCAAAATGGCCATGAGGCTGTGCTTGCATTTCCTTATACAATTCTCCACGAGGTGCAAATTCCAAGATCAGGTACACACGGACATCATCATGGAAGTAACCATAAAGACGCAAAATATTCGGGTGCCTGGAAAATATGGAAAATTTTGCtatggatgaaaaaaaaaaaaattgttgccaACATTATTACTATATACTGTACCATAGATTAAACGTCAAATTTTAAGAGTATGGCTCAGGTGCCAATTAATTACTGGTGAGCACAAACTTGCCCTTCTGAATGAAGGGACTACATGTACTTATAACTTCAGAACTATCACTTCCTGTGAGCTATACAGAATCAATATTCATTGAcaatcagtattcagggtaaatACTGTAAAGGCATTTATAGCAAAAGGAGACCCTATTAAAAGATATTTCACCTACAAGCATTTATTAAATACAGAATACCAATATACGTAGTGATAGAAAGTAATCGCTTCATGTGTTCCAAAATCTTCATATTTTAGAAAAATGTCAAAGTCTTGTCTTGTGCATTAGTATTTATGATAACATTAGCTGCAGATTTTGATCAGCCatctcctcctcattctcctggTATAGTAGATGTACTTACCTAAATTTTACATGATGTGCACATGTTTAATTTACCACACATGCATTCTATGTCATCTATTCTGCATGTGTTTATGTTTTTGTAATCACATGTTCAAATCTGACTCTCCTATACAGAAGGCCCTCCACATTctcaagggttaggggatcaagaatcTAACGTatcttgaaaatttgtgaatgttaGGTGCACAAATATCATGTAGGGAAATACAATACTACTGTACTGTAGCATTCGTGAATGTTTTGATGcgcaaatatattgtagggaaatataataatagtatttacttagcctaacaatactgcttccttaaccaattgaaccacgaacaatcataaaacacatgaaaacattgtAAAACATTGTACATACAtgtaaaatattgtatatatgtgAATGTGGCTGGGcatttggaaatgttcaaagctCACTAAAGTGGAGGGCTAGCTCTATAAACATAACTGCATTTTTCACATAGGATACTATAGACCTTAAATATGACTGTTCCTAATAGGGTTTTGATTTTGCAGGAGAGGATGATGTGTATGGGGAAATTTCAAGGCAGAAAAAGCTCTTTTTATGTTTATTCATCAAGAAGCTACTTACTGTTACAAAGCTTGATGAACAAGCACACTTAAAGAACTTTTCTGCCTTGATGTTTCCATATACATCCTCTCCTATAAAATCAAAGCCCTTATCTTTTCCAAGATCAGAAATTACACCAACATTTATTGCCAACTGATTCTACCCTCTAGATAGACAATGTCCATCACCCCTTTATTCTGGAATGCATTACGATTCCTACCAGGAAAACTTAATTCACTAGGGCACCCAAACCTATCAAGAACAGTTACAGCAAGAGTTTACAATATCCCTTGTGGGGAATAGGGGTGATCCCACATGTTGTTCACTcgaacacacacactcagactttAAATAAGCACGTGTACTAGAATACGTGGGAGAATGCTGTCTAGAATCTGCAGTTATTCATCTCACAAATACTGGATGGAATGGAGGGAAGGTATAAAGGAAGGTTTAAGAAGTATGGAACAAGAGCCATTAGCAGGCATGCAAGAGTATTAGACTGAGGTCAGTGAAGACAGTTTTTGTTCTGAGTGTTTAAAAGTaggataacatttatgaagggaaatTGCTTAGATGGACATTAAAGTACAAGCACAGTTCTGCTCCCTTAACTACTAATATGAAACCTATACATAAACAGCACAGTATAATAACTCTTAGAATAGCACAAAGTTCAGCATATATCCTGGAACTTAAGTAAATCAAAAGCCTTACATTATTAAAATCCAGGACAATACTAATAATACCAATTTAGCTATCTGTTACAACTCACCTGAGATGAGCTTGGATCTCAATTTCTCTTCTTAATTGATGTTCAACTTGTGCCTTCTGCAACTGTGATTTGAATAAAACTTTGAGCGCTATTATGAATTTGCTAGACTTTTCACGAGCCAAGTAAACATTACCAAACTTGCCCTTACCCAATGGCCTCCCAATCTCAAAATTGTCAAGTGACCATGTTTTATCCTTTTCTCTGAAAAAGAAGTAAACATTTATCAAATTTAAAAAGAAAGTACAGGTATAGTTTAGTACAGTACTGAACCAGCAATACTAACATCCAagattaagaaaaaaatattaatttacagTACTATTCTTGCTAGGgaatacaactactgtacataaCTGCCACTCACTCTGTACAGCCGTTACCGTCTCTCCGACCCTTTTCCTCGTCATTTACAACGTTGGACGAGGTAGTTTCTTTCAGTGGTGCTCGTGGTGCACCACTATTTGTCACACCTGGGTTTTGTTTGTTTGTCTGCATTTCCAGTACTAGACACTAGTCTGTAGGCAAGTTTAAATGAATGCAGTTTCTCTGAAAATCAATGAAAAGGATATTATAGTACACATTCCTCAATATAAATCTCCATTTATGCAGCAACCCTATTTCTATCAGAAAttcactagtacagtggaccccccggttaacgatattttttcgttccagaagtatgttcaggtgccagtactgaccgaatttgttcccataaggaatattgtgaagtagattagtccatttcagacccccaaacatacacgtacaaatgcacttacataaatacacttacataattggtcgcattgggaggtgatcgttaagcgggggtccactgtatatgcaataCAAATTCATGTGATCACCCAACACCAGCCCTTTTCTTTAACCATTTAAATTTGGGTGTAGGAAATCCAATGAGCATGAGCAATAAGGTGTGGCAGATTTTCAACTTGATAAGTCTTATGCAAAGCCAAGAGAAAATGGGCACTCTGAATGACTAAGTGAGCACATTATCAGTCAGTAAGCACACTTATTTTAAGAAGCATAATGatagtaaagaaaaaaaaagtaatgacATTTCCATTTTTGTAAGCAAGAACTGGAGACCAGAAATCAGGGATGCTGATCAAGGTAGACTCAGAGGCGGGGCTACGAGCCAAGTCTCAACGTCCCACAAACATCACTCAAAGTACAATTTATTAAACTTGGCATTAAGCAATCAACCTTTTACAATAATCTTagcattgttaggtaagacacatatgcaacagttagacaactttattccaaaacgtttcgcctacacagtaggcttcttcagtcgaatacagaaagtaggcaggaacagtagagatgtgaagacgatgtaatcagtccatcacccttgtagtcgtagaatttgaggttgtcagtccctcggcctggagaagttcagttccatagtcaggaactatctgaagatcaagcgacagtgcagagacttaaatactgtcggaagggtggtggtggtggtagtagtagtaatagtagtagtagtaatagtaatagtagtaatagtaatagtagtaatagtaatagtagtaatagtaatagtagtaatagtaatagtagtaatagtaatagtaatagtagtaatagtaatagtagtaatagtaatagtagtaatagtaatagtaatagtaatagtaatagtagtaatagtagtaatagtaatagtagtaatagtaatagtagtaatagtaatagtagtaatagtaatagtagtaatagtagtaatagtaatagtagtagtagtaatagtagtaatagtaatagtagtaatagtaatagtagtaatagtaatagtagtaatagtaatagtagtaatagtaatagtagtaatagtaatagtagtaatagtaataatagtaatagtaatagtaatagtaatagtaataataataataataatagtaataatagtaataatagtagtagtagtagtagtagtagtagtagtagtagtagtagtagtagtagtagtagtagtagtagtagtagtagtagtagtagtagtagtagtagtagtagtagtagtagtagtagtagtagtaatagtagtagtagtagtagtagtagtagtagtagtagtagtagtagtagtagtagtagtagtagtagtagtagtagtagtagtagtagtggtagtagtagtagtagtagtagtagtagtagtagtagtagtagtagtagtagtagtagtagtagtagtagtagtagtagtagtagtagtagtagtagtagtagtagtagtagtagtagtagtagtagtagtagtagtagtagtagtagtagtagtagtagtagtagtagtagtagtagtagtagtagtagtagtagtagtagtagtagtagtagtagtagtagtagtagtagtagtagtagtagtagtagtagtagtagtagtagtagtagtagtagtagtagtagtagtagtagtagtagtagtagtagtagtagtagtagtagtagtagtagtagtagtagtagtagtagtagagaatgtagccactgagaggtcatgtccctctcagatccaacacttctcacttgaaaagcttgtctaaggtgttttctgtaccaagatgccatgtgttgcagtgtctgcctactttctgtattcgactgaagaagcctactgtgtaggcgaaacgttttggaataaagttgtctaactgttgcatatgtgtcttacctaacaacctgtcggtattgtataccattttgatgttcatcttgtcagacactgcaacacatggcatcttggtacagaaaacaccttggacaagcttttcaagtgagaagtgttggatctgagagggacatgacctctcagtggctacattctcactactactactactactatgcacctctccttccgacagtatttaagtctctgcactgtcgcttgatcttcagatagttcctgactatggaactgaacttctccaggccgagggactgacaacctcaaattctacgactacaagggtgatggactgattacatcgtcttcacatctctactgttcctgcctactttctgtattcgactgaagaagcctactgtgtaggggaaacgtttcggaataaagttgtctaactgttgcatatgtgtcttacctaacaacctgtcggtattgtataccattttgatgttcaatcttAGCATTGAAGCAATTAAACTTAACTATGTATTGTAAAAGTAGTTTTAAAATCTGGTTATAAGATTTAATTTTAGTATGCATAAAATGCTTAGCATAGGTATAATCATCAGTATAACAAGTATAATCATCATACACAgcaataatgtaaattacctaggataacccaaaaaattcaaagtgacttatttccatcagTACGATCCATAGATTCAAACCCATGCCACCATCTAACCACTGTATACTTTAACAGAAGTTTAATTAAGTACAAATTCTAGATTACAATTCTTTTGCCTAATACGTGcaaattactcaggataacccaaaaagtctaagggacttatttccactggggttcttgtaATATGTAACTTTTAGCAgacttacagtataaaataatcATGGTCATTAACAAAAACAGAAAACTGAGTAAACGAAATGAAAATTAATTACAGGACAATaagaaataatagtaataaagatTAAATTAAAAGGTATGACCAAAATCTACACGAgcattaaaaaaaaagtagaaatcaGGTGGATATAAAACACTAATATtaactatacaagaaatcacattCTTTTTTCTTCTGTGGCTTTTATTATGgccatttttttttaagttctgcCTCAAATGATTTATACTAAGACTGGCCTGGGTCACGTGTGGCAGTCAGGGTTGATTCTCTTATGTAGGTTGTTCCAATACCTCTAATCAAGAGCCACCCTTCACAATCAAGGTATCTCACTGAAGGAAGTAAAGACATAATAAATAGACCACCTGGAATTTAAATGACATCTTACAACAGGAATTCCTTGCATCATATAATTATAGCTCCTGGTACCTCAACCTACACTAGAGGTCTACTAGTTTTACCTTTAAACTTTCAAGAGCCCTAGGAGCTATAAttataatagcagtagtagtaatagtgatagaaataatagtaatattaacagtagtagtaatactagcagcagtagtaatactagcagcagtagtaatactagcagcagtagtaatactagcagcagtagtaatactagcagcagtagtaatattaacagcagtagtaatactagcagtagtaatattaacagcagtagtaatattaacagtagtagtaatattaacagtagtagtaatattaacagtagtagtaatattaacagtagtagtaatattaacagtagtagtaatattaacagtagtagtattaacagtagtagtaatattaacagtagtagtaatattaacagtagtagtaatattaacagtagtagtaatattaacagtagtagtaatattaacagtagtagtaatattaacagtagtagtaatattaacagtagtagtaatattaacagcagtagtaatactagcagtagtaatattaacagcagtagtaatattaacagcagtagtaatattaacagcagtagtaatactagcagtagtaatattaacagcagtagtaatattaacagtagtagtaatattaacactAGTAATATTAACACTAGTAATATTAACACTAGTAATATTAACACTAGTAATATTAACACTAGTAATATTAACACtagtaatattaacagtagtaatattaacagtagtaatattaacagtagtaatattagtagtgatCAAGGTTTAAATATTAAAAGGACCCCTGCTACTctatgataatttatataactatttgtgtgtacctgtacctgaataaacttactattactactaacatCACTATTACACTGGCATCAAGactaatcaagagcccttcacaatcATCCAGGCACCTCTTATAAATAGGAGACCTGAAATTTAAAtaacactggcatcaagacaACACCACACAAACTCTGGCAGATTCTCCCCTTGTAGTGGTCCCAACGTGCTATAACCCGCAGGAGGTGTGGCAGGGTACAGCAGCGGCAGGGGCAGCTCCCGTGACACCAACAGAGTAAAGGGAAAGGAGATAAAAGACAATATATTACCTGGTAAAGCACAAGCACCGCCACCGTCACTCTGATCTTCACTCTGGAGATTTAAACTTCACAGCTGCGCGCTGATTGGCTCTTCTCATCATCACTAATATTTCCTACGTCAAACTAATATTTATTTGTACAtcctaaatatatatacataattttatGGCAATCAATTTCTTTGATTAATATCTAGAATAAATCAAATTCATCAagacatattcatatatataaaaAGATCATTCATGTTTGCAACATTTCCGGTCCAATATTTTACTTCTAGTAAAATGTATAAAATTAATGAATCAATACTATAAGTAATATAAGAAGGTAAATATAATGTAAATTACTCTGTGTTGGCATTACGTTAAATAAATAGTACATGAATGTCTAATGAAACGAGCGAATAGGCggagccaagagctgtgactcgacccctgcaaccacaaataggtgagtacacgaggCATCTGTTATTTTGATTTCTTAATAACTGCTGTTCTTATCCTTAACACTATTATTGCTATGTttagggaaagcgctaaacccataaaggTTATGCAGTGCCTGAGGATAacgaggtaatcaggttcgatacacaggggtttagcgctcccccttgattataataataataatcgatacACAGGACAGGtttaattccttgtatcaagagtacCTTCACGAGCATCAAGAGGGCCCCCTCACAAAAGCATCAAGGGTCCCtaaaatcaagagcccctttcACAAGCATCAAGATACCCTTGCAAAACCTCATAATCTTCACAAGCATCAAGAGCCCTCACAAAGCAGATCACCCTCAGAATCATcaagagtgaacaggcaaaaggggggggggggttggcctgtacattgcagtcacttgtttg
Protein-coding regions in this window:
- the LOC128686870 gene encoding aurora kinase — protein: MQTNKQNPGVTNSGAPRAPLKETTSSNVVNDEEKGRRDGNGCTEEKDKTWSLDNFEIGRPLGKGKFGNVYLAREKSSKFIIALKVLFKSQLQKAQVEHQLRREIEIQAHLRHPNILRLYGYFHDDVRVYLILEFAPRGELYKEMQAQPHGHFDEKRSAKYILQLASALKYCHTKKVIHRDIKPENLLLSLRGDLKIADFGWSVHAPSSRRTTLCGTLDYLPPEMVEGKPHDEKVDHWSLGVLCYEFLCGKPPFEADSNRETYNRISKVDLKFPSHVSDKAMDLMVKLLMHNPSERLNLDGVLQHPWILELTKDFPTQTTHAH